In Humulus lupulus chromosome 7, drHumLupu1.1, whole genome shotgun sequence, the following are encoded in one genomic region:
- the LOC133789484 gene encoding bifunctional 3-dehydroquinate dehydratase/shikimate dehydrogenase, chloroplastic-like — translation MYELEINRAGVSSPTLHCTPLMGTTVEKMLLEMKKAKEFGADLVEIRLDCLTNFNPFLDLETLFKQCPLPTIVTYRPVWEGGQYDGDESKRQNSLRLAMEMGADYVDIELEVAHDFNNSICGTKPENFRVIVSSHNFHNTPSAEAIGNLVARIQATGADIVKIVTTALDITDCASIFQITSRSQVPIIGIAMGERGLISGLLSPKFGGYLTYAALEADGVSDPGQPTAKDLLDLYNFRLIRPDTKVYGIIGKPVGHSKSPLMFNAAFKSGVINAVYVHFLVDDVEKFFDVYSSPDFAGCSCTIPHKEAAIKCMDDIDSIAKKIGAINNIVRKQDGGLTAFNTDYIGAISAIEDELRDLNGATPDGSSPLEGKLFVVLGAGGAGKSLAYGAAQKGARVVVANRTFERAKELADKVGGQAMSLYEVDNFHPEEEMILANATSVGMKPGYDDTPISKESLKHYCLVFDAIYTPKETRLLREAQETGAVVVYGTEMLIRQAFEQYKNFTGLQAPEELFRKLMEKHA, via the exons ATGTATGAACTTGAGATTAATAGAGCTGGAGTTAGTAGTCCCACACTGCATTGCACTCCATTAATGGGAACTACAGTTGAGAAAATGCTGCTTGAGATGAAGAAAGCAAAGGAATTTGGGGCTGACCTTGTGGAGATCAGGCTTGACTGTTTGACCAACTTCAATCCTTTCCTGGATCTTGAAACTCTTTTTAAGCAGTGTCCTTTGCCAACTATTGTTACTTACCG ACCAGTTTGGGAAGGTGGTCAGTACGATGGTGATGAATCAAAGAGACAAAACTCGCTTCGGTTAGCAATGGAAATGGGAGCTGATTACGTTGACATTGAGCTTGAG GTTGCTCATGATTTCAACAACTCAATCTGTGGAACAAAGCCTGAGAATTTCAGAGTCATTGTTTCTTCTCACAACTTTCACAACACCCCATCTGCAGAGGCCATTGGGAACCTTGTGGCAAGAATCCAAGCTACTGGAGCTGACATTGTAAAGATTGTCACAACTGCATTAGACATTACAGATTGTGCTAGTATTTTCCAAATAACTTCTCGTTCCCAA GTGCCCATAATAGGAATAGCTATGGGTGAGAGAGGTCTAATTTCTGGGCTACTAAGCCCCAAATTTGGTGGATATCTCACCTATGCTGCATTAGAAGCTGATGGTGTATCAGATCCTGGGCAACCCACAGCAAAAGATCTACTAGATTTATACAACTTCAGGCTCATTAGGCCTGATACCAAAGTGTATGGGATCATTGGGAAGCCTGTTGGCCACAGCAAGAGTCCACTTATGTTCAATGCAGCATTCAAATCTGGTGTTATCAATGCAGTTTATGtgcattttcttgtggatgatgTTGAAAAGTTTTTCGACGTATATTCCTCCCCTGATTTTGCTGGATGCAG TTGTACAATTCCACATAAGGAAGCTGCAATTAAGTGCATGGATGACATTGATTCCATTGCCAAG AAAATAGGAGCTATAAACAACATTGTCAGGAAACAAGATGGAGGATTAACTGCTTTTAATACTGATTACATTGGTGCCATCTCTGCAATTGAAGATGAACTGCGAG ATTTGAATGGTGCAACTCCTGATGGTAGCTCACCTTTAGAAGGTAAGCTATTTGTGGTACTGGGAGCTGGTGGTGCTGGTAAGTCACTTGCTTATGGTGCAGCACAAAAGGGAGCCAGAGTTGTAGTTGCCAACCGAACTTTTG AAAGAGCTAAAGAACTTGCTGATAAAGTTGGTGGACAAGCAATGAGTCTATATGAAGTAGATAATTTCCACCCAGAAGAAGAGATGATTCTAGCAAATGCTACTTCTGTTGGGATGAAACCTGGATATGATGACACCCCTATTTCAAAG GAATCTTTGAAACACTACTGCTTGGTGTTTGATGCCATTTACACACCAAAAGAAACTAGACTCTTAAGGGAAGCACAAGAAACTGGAGCTGTTGTTGTTTATGGAACAGAGATGTTAATTAGGCAAGCTTTTGAGCAGTACAAGAATTTTACTGGTTTACAAG CACCTGAGGAATTGTTTAGGAAACTCATGGAGAAACATGCCTAG